One window of Streptomyces sp. SUK 48 genomic DNA carries:
- a CDS encoding STAS domain-containing protein — translation MNEPAPVHPAPVPVLALGDILLVSLQGELHDGLAEQLQQDLSHRIATTGVAGVVIDISGVDIVDSFLGRVLAEIASTARLLAARTILAGMRPAVAITLVELGLALPGLTTALDVERAMEILSRRGT, via the coding sequence GTGAACGAACCCGCCCCCGTCCATCCGGCCCCCGTGCCGGTACTCGCCCTGGGCGACATACTGCTCGTCTCGCTCCAGGGCGAACTGCACGACGGCCTCGCCGAGCAGTTGCAGCAGGACCTCAGCCACCGCATCGCCACCACCGGCGTGGCCGGGGTGGTCATCGACATCTCCGGAGTGGACATCGTCGACTCCTTCCTCGGCCGGGTGCTCGCGGAGATCGCGTCCACCGCCCGGCTGCTCGCCGCCCGCACCATCCTCGCCGGAATGCGGCCCGCCGTCGCGATCACCCTGGTCGAACTGGGGCTGGCGCTGCCCGGTCTGACCACCGCGCTGGACGTCGAGCGGGCCATGGAGATCCTGTCCCGGAGGGGGACATGA
- a CDS encoding anti-sigma regulatory factor: MQPSGQASATRVPIGSDADLSWVRQQVRQCAATLGFGLVQQTKLVTAASELARNTLVHGGGGHAEITPLDDGRARGLRMSFVDSGPGIRDLELAMTDGYTSGGGLGLGLSGARRLVQEFSVDTEPGRGTTVTAVAWVTQVPSSRSGLG, encoded by the coding sequence ATGCAGCCGTCCGGCCAGGCGTCCGCGACCCGCGTGCCCATCGGTTCGGACGCGGATCTGTCCTGGGTGCGGCAGCAGGTGCGGCAGTGCGCGGCGACCCTCGGATTCGGCCTGGTACAGCAGACGAAGCTGGTCACGGCGGCGAGCGAGCTGGCCCGCAACACCCTGGTGCACGGCGGCGGCGGGCACGCGGAGATCACCCCGCTGGACGACGGCCGCGCCCGCGGCCTGCGGATGAGCTTCGTCGACAGCGGCCCCGGCATCCGCGATCTGGAGCTGGCCATGACCGACGGCTACACCTCCGGCGGCGGCCTCGGGCTCGGACTCAGCGGTGCCAGACGGCTGGTGCAGGAGTTCAGCGTGGACACGGAGCCGGGCCGGGGCACGACCGTCACGGCCGTCGCCTGGGTGACCCAGGTGCCCTCCTCACGATCGGGGCTGGGATGA
- a CDS encoding SpoIIE family protein phosphatase → MSRVWEVPVHDSTRVRDAGTAVREACELAGLGPDRTAAGELVATELATNLLRHAGGGTLLVNLVTPPSGTGTSVRLFALDDGPGIADVTAALRDGCTTAGPSLGAGLGSCLRNADAFHLYGPPGRGTVATARIDPERARDHEAPEGPSAGGVVVSLDRAESCGDAWECVHHEGLVTLLLADGLGHGPKAGHASGAAVTELRRAAQAPPQELLRRLHTALRPTRGAAIAVAQLDTAKGELTFAGVGNIGARLRTSRGWTSLVSHPGIVGAYFPASVPLRRAPWDRDSLLVLHSDGLPSRWTPPEDPRLLAHDPSVLATTVLRDAGSSARPPRDDTSVAVLAPDRRP, encoded by the coding sequence ATGAGCCGCGTCTGGGAGGTACCGGTGCACGACTCCACCCGCGTGCGCGACGCCGGTACGGCGGTCCGCGAGGCGTGCGAGCTGGCGGGCCTGGGGCCGGACCGTACGGCGGCCGGGGAGCTGGTGGCCACCGAGCTGGCCACCAATCTGCTCCGGCACGCGGGCGGCGGCACCCTGCTCGTCAACCTGGTGACACCGCCGTCCGGTACGGGGACCTCGGTACGGCTGTTCGCGCTCGACGACGGGCCGGGCATCGCCGATGTCACCGCGGCCCTGCGCGACGGCTGCACCACCGCCGGCCCCTCCCTCGGCGCGGGCCTCGGCAGCTGTCTGCGCAACGCCGACGCCTTCCACCTGTACGGCCCCCCGGGCCGGGGCACGGTGGCGACGGCGCGGATCGACCCGGAGCGCGCGCGGGACCACGAGGCGCCCGAGGGCCCCTCGGCCGGCGGCGTCGTCGTGTCCCTCGACCGGGCCGAGTCCTGCGGCGACGCCTGGGAGTGCGTGCACCACGAGGGGCTGGTGACCCTGCTGCTCGCGGACGGGCTCGGACACGGGCCCAAGGCCGGGCACGCCTCCGGCGCGGCCGTCACCGAGCTGCGGCGGGCCGCGCAGGCGCCGCCCCAGGAACTCCTGCGGCGGCTGCACACCGCCCTGCGCCCCACCCGGGGAGCCGCGATCGCCGTGGCCCAGCTGGACACCGCGAAGGGGGAACTCACCTTCGCGGGGGTCGGCAACATAGGGGCCCGGCTGCGCACCTCGCGCGGGTGGACGTCACTGGTGTCGCACCCGGGGATCGTCGGGGCGTACTTCCCGGCCAGCGTCCCCTTGCGCCGGGCACCGTGGGACCGCGACAGTCTGCTCGTGCTGCACAGTGACGGGCTGCCCAGCCGGTGGACCCCGCCCGAGGACCCCCGGCTGCTCGCCCACGACCCCTCGGTGCTGGCCACGACCGTTCTGCGGGACGCGGGCAGTTCCGCCCGACCCCCGCGCGACGACACCAGCGTCGCCGTACTGGCCCCGGACCGGCGCCCATGA
- a CDS encoding PP2C family protein-serine/threonine phosphatase: MTTTSDTWTLDGPVDAARARALLARLTADAGVPARDRARFLAELTALLRPCREGRRQRLTVTADEDLHLALDGAEPWRSTLACPSPLPRPLPRPADLSEADLAEALLGAGEDTAVVLAGMDEAEELVRFHREELHQTNQGVLALHAELEAAALAQRELLDAERAARAEAENARRLLTFLADASASLNASLDHEDILRRLPKLLVPEYARHVDVWLADDERTPPAERAAAAVMAARTGRPQHAGPRPGGLPGVDDLPASALCPDRPLLCLPLGARTAQGVLTLSAPGERFAPDTAVMLMELARRAGIALDNARQYEQHRDVAEALQRAQLTELPDTPGLALAARYLPATHGLNIGGDWYDAFPGPDGSVLAVIGDVTGHGLRAAVMMGQLRTALRAYAVEGNGPARTLTLLHRMLRHQQPELYATCAIARFTPGEPGVVWAAAGHPPALVRGPGGEVRVLDAKPGIMLGVPVPYEYEDHHEELPAGATLALYTDGLVERRSAGIDAGIDRLARSLGTLGAAQLERLDAAADALLVPMLRDSEHDDDICLLLCRTAG, from the coding sequence ATGACCACGACCTCCGACACCTGGACCCTCGACGGGCCCGTCGACGCGGCCCGTGCCCGTGCCCTGCTGGCGCGGCTCACGGCGGACGCCGGCGTGCCCGCCCGGGACCGCGCGCGTTTCCTCGCCGAGCTGACCGCCCTGCTGCGGCCCTGCCGGGAGGGGCGGCGGCAGCGGCTGACCGTGACCGCCGACGAGGATCTCCACCTCGCCCTGGACGGCGCCGAGCCCTGGCGGTCCACGCTGGCCTGCCCCTCGCCCCTGCCCCGGCCGCTGCCCCGGCCCGCCGACCTGTCCGAGGCGGACCTCGCCGAGGCGCTGCTCGGCGCGGGCGAGGACACCGCCGTCGTGCTGGCGGGGATGGACGAGGCGGAGGAGCTGGTCCGCTTCCACCGCGAGGAGCTGCACCAGACCAACCAGGGCGTGCTCGCACTGCACGCCGAGCTGGAGGCGGCCGCGCTGGCCCAGCGGGAGCTGCTGGACGCCGAGCGGGCGGCACGCGCGGAGGCGGAGAACGCCCGCCGGCTGCTGACCTTCCTCGCCGACGCCAGCGCCTCCCTCAACGCCTCCCTCGACCACGAGGACATCCTGCGCCGGCTGCCCAAGCTGCTGGTGCCGGAGTACGCCCGGCACGTGGACGTATGGCTGGCGGACGACGAGCGGACCCCGCCGGCCGAACGGGCCGCGGCCGCGGTGATGGCGGCCCGCACCGGGCGCCCCCAGCACGCGGGGCCGCGGCCCGGCGGGCTCCCCGGGGTGGACGATCTGCCGGCCTCCGCGCTCTGCCCGGACCGGCCGCTGCTGTGCCTGCCGCTCGGCGCGCGCACCGCGCAGGGCGTGCTGACCCTGTCCGCGCCCGGCGAGCGGTTCGCGCCGGACACCGCCGTGATGCTGATGGAGCTGGCCCGGCGGGCGGGCATCGCGCTGGACAACGCCCGCCAGTACGAGCAGCACCGGGACGTCGCCGAGGCCCTCCAGCGCGCCCAGCTCACCGAGTTGCCGGACACTCCGGGGCTCGCGCTGGCGGCCCGCTATCTGCCGGCCACGCACGGCCTGAACATCGGCGGCGACTGGTACGACGCGTTCCCGGGGCCCGACGGCAGTGTGCTGGCGGTGATCGGGGACGTCACCGGGCACGGGCTGCGGGCCGCCGTGATGATGGGCCAGTTGCGCACTGCGCTGCGCGCCTACGCGGTCGAGGGCAACGGCCCCGCCCGCACCCTCACCCTGCTGCACCGGATGCTGCGCCATCAGCAGCCCGAGCTGTACGCGACCTGTGCCATCGCCCGGTTCACGCCGGGTGAGCCCGGCGTGGTGTGGGCGGCGGCCGGGCATCCGCCCGCGCTGGTGCGCGGCCCCGGGGGCGAGGTGCGGGTGCTGGACGCCAAGCCGGGGATCATGCTCGGGGTTCCGGTGCCCTACGAGTACGAGGACCACCACGAGGAGTTGCCGGCCGGTGCCACACTCGCGCTCTACACGGACGGCCTGGTGGAGCGCCGCTCCGCCGGGATCGACGCGGGCATAGACCGGCTGGCCCGGTCCCTGGGCACGCTCGGCGCGGCGCAGCTGGAGCGGCTGGACGCGGCGGCCGACGCACTCCTCGTGCCGATGCTGCGGGACTCCGAACACGACGACGACATCTGTCTGTTGCTGTGCCGCACCGCCGGCTGA
- a CDS encoding chaplin, with amino-acid sequence MRIRSIATTAVLAGVFALGGTASAFAADPDPTTGTAVGSPGLLSGDVIQVPIHIPVNVCGDSIDIIGLLNPAAGNICVNQ; translated from the coding sequence ATGCGTATCCGCAGCATCGCCACAACGGCCGTACTCGCAGGCGTCTTTGCGCTGGGCGGCACCGCCAGCGCCTTCGCGGCCGACCCCGACCCGACGACCGGCACGGCCGTGGGCAGCCCGGGCCTGCTGTCCGGGGACGTCATCCAGGTCCCGATCCACATCCCGGTCAACGTCTGCGGCGACAGCATCGACATCATCGGGCTGCTGAACCCCGCCGCCGGCAACATCTGCGTCAACCAGTGA
- a CDS encoding STAS domain-containing protein: MPEDQDAAASAPRWVGSFLERRREQIAQRWADAPLFRSVFTVSRDEAVEASRAVVDALSEVAVSGRLEDTTAPGYEPVREQLGRMTQSRARGGATPSGIADEVAALRAPAVDLLREEFADPAAPRAQESVLALTLLLGTLRLVVMETALDAGAELIERQRQQLLEVTTPVIKLWEGTVAVPLIGTLDSARSQIVMESLLEAIVDQRARYAILDITGVPTVDSLVAQHLMKTVAAARLMGADCIVSGIRPAIAQTIVQLGIDLGSVLTRSSLADALAYALSRQGIEVSRAQTGANAR, from the coding sequence GTGCCGGAGGACCAGGACGCGGCCGCGTCGGCGCCACGATGGGTGGGCTCCTTCCTGGAGCGACGCCGGGAGCAGATCGCCCAGCGCTGGGCGGACGCTCCCCTGTTCAGGTCGGTGTTCACGGTCTCCCGGGACGAGGCGGTCGAGGCCAGCAGGGCGGTCGTGGACGCACTGTCCGAGGTGGCCGTCAGCGGGCGCCTGGAAGACACCACCGCCCCCGGCTACGAACCGGTGCGCGAGCAGCTGGGCCGGATGACCCAGAGCCGGGCCCGCGGCGGCGCCACACCGTCCGGGATCGCCGACGAGGTGGCCGCGCTGCGCGCCCCCGCCGTCGATCTGCTGCGCGAGGAGTTCGCCGACCCGGCCGCCCCGCGGGCCCAGGAGAGCGTGCTGGCGCTGACCCTGCTGCTGGGCACCCTGCGCCTGGTCGTGATGGAGACCGCCCTGGACGCGGGCGCCGAGCTGATCGAGCGGCAGCGCCAGCAGCTGCTCGAGGTGACCACCCCCGTGATCAAGCTGTGGGAGGGCACCGTCGCCGTCCCGCTGATCGGGACCCTGGACAGCGCCCGCAGCCAGATCGTGATGGAGTCGCTGCTGGAGGCCATCGTCGACCAGCGCGCCCGGTACGCCATCCTGGACATCACCGGGGTGCCCACCGTGGACTCGCTGGTGGCGCAGCACCTGATGAAGACGGTGGCCGCGGCGCGCCTGATGGGCGCCGACTGCATCGTCTCCGGCATCCGGCCGGCCATCGCGCAGACGATCGTGCAGCTCGGCATCGACCTGGGCTCGGTGCTCACCCGGTCCTCGCTCGCCGACGCCCTGGCCTACGCGCTGAGCCGGCAGGGCATCGAGGTCTCCCGCGCGCAGACGGGTGCGAACGCCCGGTGA